The Aphis gossypii isolate Hap1 chromosome 3, ASM2018417v2, whole genome shotgun sequence genome includes a region encoding these proteins:
- the LOC114120892 gene encoding RNA-binding region-containing protein 3-like, producing MASATIIVRHFPPQISSEDKEEFLKYFGAKYVKILTSKTNRRSIAYARFESQEFAEAVIQRLHQKELLGHRLTVELSANDLDVNLMKCPKPPPVIECNTDNVKQLQEDYLKKLNSWSAAIDLNQPPPHHLHYSYPDPNPYILSNIANALACNQKFYYQVLHLMNRMNLPAPFEPVIGFPLNKFMKIETADKYTTTDETDPELSESEMESDNESDHNIEPKFSLLKKKIYKVIKPKRLKNVATTVTKKAKVELANVFDTVECEIPKKIEVKVSAELNPVEGPTADTEGGFGVIYSSKSINKEVDKKESESDDDLTGDCISKEELATNRLSDKDINNMPIFKNYHPGAPSCRLYIKNLAKTVLDNDLKYIYKRFIKSGDLKPGTMFDIRLMQEGRMKGQAFVTLPCVENAQQALKETNGYILKDKPMIVQFARSATAK from the exons atggcATCTGCTACAATCATAGTGCGTCATTTCCCTCCACAAATTTCGTCTGAAGATAAAGAAGAATTTCTCAAGTATTTTGGTGccaaatatgttaaaatattgacatcTAAAACAAATCGTAGATCAATTGCTTATGCgag gtttGAATCCCAAGAATTTGCTGAAGCTGTTATTCAGCGTTTGCATCAAAAAGAATTGTTAGGCCATAGGTTGACTGTTGAATTGTCTGCAAATGATCTTGATGTCAATCTAATGAAATGCCCTAAGCCACCACCAGTTATTGAATGCAATACTGATAATGTAAAACAGTTACAAgaggattatttaaaaaaattaaatagttggtCAGCTGCTATCGATTTAAACCAACCACCGCCACATCATCTACACTATAGTTATCCTGATCCAAATCCATACATATTGTCGAATATTGCTAATGCATTAGCTTGCAATCAGAAGTTCTATTATCAAGTCTTACACTTGATGAATCGCATGAATCTGCCTGCACCTTTTGAACCTGTCATTGGTTTCCCTTTGAATAAGTTTATGAAAATCGAAACTGCAGATAAGTATACCACTACTGATGAAACTGATCCTGAGCTTTCAGAATCTGAAATGGAAAGTGATAATGAAAGTGATCATAATATAGAACCTAAATTTTCATtgttgaaaaagaaaatatacaaagTAATAAAGCCTAagcgtttaaaaaatgttgcaaCTACAGTGACAAAAAAGGCCAAAGTAGAATTAGCCAATGTTTTTGACACTGTTGAATGTGAGATACCTAAGAAAATTGAAGTAAAAGTATCAGCTGAATTAAATCCTGTTGAGGGTCCAACTGCGGACACTGAAGGAGGATTTGGTGTAATATATTCATCGAAGAGTATAAACAAAGAAGTAGATAAAAAAGAAAGTGAATCGGATGATGATTTAACAGGAGATTGTATTAGTAAAGAAGAATTAGCTACAAATAGATTATCAGATAAagacattaataatatgcctatttttaagaattatcaTCCTGGAGCTCCATCTTGtagattatacataaaaaatttagcaAAAACGGTTTtagataatgatttaaaatacatttataagagATTTATTAAATCTGGAGATCTTAAACCAGGAACTat GTTTGATATACGACTGATGCAAGAAGGGCGTATGAAGGGTCAAGCGTTTGTGACATTACCATGTGTAGAAAATGCCCAACAGGCACTGAAAGAAACtaatggatatattttaaaagacaaACCTATGATTGTACAATTTGCTAGATCAGCTACggcaaaataa
- the LOC114120891 gene encoding ATP-dependent RNA helicase DHX8 codes for MDELTKLEHLSLVSKICTELENHLGLNDKDLAEFIIDLALNNDTLETFKKALLKNGAEFSDSFIANLLRIIQHMQPKTSKQSGNKLYDNIDKSDTLACKFPGLAIPNDIVGEENDPISAVMAELESFAPILSTNGTGDDQINKPNASHDKRLSRSRSKSHDRQHRRRNSKNRSRSREKHHRDKSRDKQKNQSRDRHRDRSRDRQRDRQRDRSHDRQKDRSRDRLKDRSRDRQSDRYYKDKSYRDRSKEKRRDQNNDRYRNRDRYDHHNSKRSRSRDGQRKERHEKEIESKSKFPELGKVYPGKVLNIVDFGCFVQLDMFRQSQGLVHISQLRQKGRVTSVSDVVSRGDKVMVKVLSISGNQKISLSMKDVDQDTGEDLNPMIQPGDIDEDDDMMGGRNPDRPTSLLELQTIADADEMTNLKRMNKISSPERWEIKQMLSANCIDKSELPDFDEETGILPKDNTEEEQDIEIEIVEDEPPFLHGHGRNLHDLSPVRIVKNPDGSLAQAAMMQSALSKERREHKMLQREQEMDSVPKNVTKNWIDPLPDNDSRQLASNMRGIGLTAQDVPEWKKHVIGGKKSSFGMKTNLTLLEQRQSLPIYKLKDELIKAVTDNQILIVIGETGSGKTTQITQYLAEAGFTSRGKIGCTQPRRVAAMSVAKRVSEEFGCRLGQEVGYTIRFEDCTSPETVIKYMTDGMLLRECLVDFDLKNYSVIMLDEAHERTINTDVLFGLLKQAVTKRKELKLIVTSATLDAVKFSQYFFEAPIFTIPGRTFPVEVLYTKEPETDYLDASLITIMQIHLREPPGDVLLFLTGQEEIDTACEILYERMKSLGPDIPELIILPVYSALPSEMQTRIFEAAPPGSRKVVIATNIAETSLTIDGIYYVVDPGFVKQKVYNSKTGMDSLVVTPISQAQAKQRAGRAGRTGPGKCYRLYTERAYRDEMLPTPVPEIQRTNLATTVLQLKTMGINDLLHFDFMDAPPVESLIMALESLHSLSALDDEGLLTRLGRRMAEFPLEPNLSKMLIMSVHLQCSEEILTIVSMLSVQNVFYRPKDKQALADQKKAKFNQVEGDHLTLLAVYNSWKNNKFSNAWCYENFVQVRTLKRAQDVRKQLLGIMDRHKLDVVSAGKNTARIQKAICSGFFRNASKKDPQEGYRTLVDGQAVYIHPSSALFNRQPEWVMYHELVQTTKEYMREVTTIDPRWLVEFAPAFFKFSDPTKLSKFKKNQRLEPLYNKYEEPNSWRISRVRRRRN; via the exons ATGGATGAATTAACTAAATTAGAACATTTATCATTagtatcaaaaatatgtaccGAATTAGAAAATCATTTGGGACTCAACGACAAAGATTTAG CTGAATTTATCATTGACCTAGCTCTCAACAACGATACATTAGAAACATTCAAAAAAGCTCTTTTGAAAAATGGAGCTGAATTTTCA gATTCATTTATTGCCAATTTGCTGCGTATTATACAGCACATGCAACCTAAAACATCAAAACAATCTGGAAATaaactatatgataatattgacaaaagtGATACATTGGCGTGTAAATTTCCTGGTTTAGCTATACCTAATGATATTGTAGGTGAAGAAAATGACCCCATTAGTGCTGTCATGGCTGAATTAGAGTCTTTTGCTCCCATTCTCAGCACCAA tggcACTGGAGACGACCAAATTAACAAACCCAATGCTTCACATGATAAACGTTTATCTAGAAGTCGATCTAAGAGTCATGATCGACAGCACAGAAGGCGAAATTCTAAAAACAGAAGTAGAAGCCGAGAAAAACATCATAGAGACAAAAGTCGTGATAAACAGAAAAATCAGAGTCGTGATAGACACAGGGATAGAAGTCGTGATAGACAGAGGGATAGACAGAGGGATAGAAGTCATGACAGACAGAAAGATAGGAGTCGTGATAGACTGAAGGATAGGAGTCGTGATAGACAGAgtgatagatattataaagacAAATCATATAGAGATAGAAGTAAAGAAAAACGAAGAGATCAAAATAATGATCGCTACAGAAATCGAGATAGATATGACCATCACAATTCTAAAAGAAGCAGAAGCAGAGATGGACAAAGAAAAGAAAGACATGAGAAAGA aattgaGTCAAAAAGCAAATTTCCAGAATTGGGAAAAGTGTATCCTGGTAAAGTCTTAAATATTGTAGACTTTGGTTGTTTTGTACAACTAGATATGTTCCGTCAATCACAAGGACTTGTACACATTTCACAATTACGACAAAAAGGAAGAGTAACTTCTGTTAGTGACGTTGTTTCTAGAGGTGATAAAGTCATG GTAAAAGTTTTATCAATAAGCGGTAAccaaaaaatttcattatccATGAAAGACGTTGATCAAGACACTGGAGAAGATTTAAACCCTATGATACAGCCTGGAGATATAga tgaagACGATGATATGATGGGTGGCCGTAATCCTGATAGACCTACGTCTTTATTGGAATTACAGACAATTGCTGATGCAGATGAaatgacaaatttaaaacgtatGAATAAGATTTCATCTCCAGAGCGCTGGGAAATAAAACAA atgttaTCAGCCAATTGTATTGACAAGAGCGAACTTCCCGATTTTGATGAAGAAACTGGTATTTTACCCAAAGACAACACTGAAGAAGAACAAgatattgaaattgaaattgttgAAGATGAACCTCCATTTTTACATGGGCATGGTAGAAATCTCCACGATCTCAGCCCA gtACGTATAGTTAAAAATCCAGATGGCTCTCTTGCACAAGCAGCCATGATGCAAAGTGCATTGTCCAAAGAACGTAGAGAGCATAAAATGTTACAGCGCGAACAAGAAATGGACTCTGTACCtaaaaatgttactaaaaATTGGATTGATCCTCTACCAGATA ACGATAGTAGACAATTGGCTTCAAACATGCGAGGAATTGGTTTGACTGCCCAAGATGTACCAGAATGGAAAAAACATGTTATTGGTGGTAAAAAAAGTTCATTTGGAATGAAGACCAACTTGACTCTCTTAGAACAAAGACAAAGTTTaccaatttataaacttaaagatGAACTTATCAAA GCTGTGACTGACAACCAAATTTTGATTGTCATTGGAGAAACTGGTTCAGGAAAAACTACTCAGATTACTCAATATTTAGCTGAGGCTGGGTTTACATCAAGAGGTAAAATTGGATGTACTCAACCTAGAAGAGTAGCAGCCATGTCTGTTGCTAAAAGAGTATCTGAAGAATTTGGATGCAGATTAGGTCAAGAAGTTGGTTACACTATTCGTTTTGAAGATTGCACTAGTCCAGAAACTGTTATCAA ataTATGACAGACGGTATGTTGCTGCGTGAATGTCTTGTAGATTTTGACCTGAAAAACTATTCTGTAATCATGTTGGATGAAGCTCACGAAAGAACAATAAATACTGATGTTTTATTTGGACTATTAAAACAAGCTGTCACGAAAAGGAAAGAACTTAAACTAATTGTAACGTCTGCTACTCTAGACGCTGTGAAGTTTTCTCAATACTTTTTTGAAGCACCCATATTCACTATTCCTGGGCGTACATTCCCTGTAgaagtattatatactaaagaaCCTGAAACTGACTACCTAGATGCATCACTTATTACAATTATGCAAATACACTTACGTGAACCACCTGGTGATGTATTGCTTTTCTTAACGGGTCAAGAAGAAATTGATACAGCTTGtgaaattttatatgaaagaATGAAGTCGTTAGGACCTGATATTCCAGAGTTAATTATCTTACCTGTCTATTCAGCTCTACCTAGTGAAATGCAAACCAGAATTTTTGAAGCAGCCCCTCCTGGATCtcgaaaa GTTGTAATAGCAACAAATATTGCTGAGACTTCATTAACAATTGATGGAATCTATTATGTTGTTGACCCTggatttgtaaaacaaaaagtttacAATTCAAAAACTGGAATGGACTCTTTGGTTGTCACACCAATTTCACAA GCACAAGCCAAACAAAGAGCTGGTCGTGCTGGCCGTACTGGACCAGGTAAATGTTATAGGCTTTATACAGAAAGAGCCTATCGAGATGAAATGTTGCCAACACCTGTGCCTGAAATACAACGCACAAATTTAGCAACTACa GTATTGCAACTAAAAACTATGGGCATTAATGATTTACTTCATTTTGACTTCATGGATGCCCCACCAGTTGAAAGTTTGATTATGGCCTTAGAATCATTGCATTCTTTGAGTGCATTAGACGATGAAGGTCTACTTACCAGATTGGGAAGACGA atggcAGAATTTCCATTGGAACCAAACCTAtccaaaatgttaataatgtcTGTTCATCTTCAATGTTCCGAAGAGATATTAACTATTGTATCCATGCTTTctgttcaaaatgttttttatagacCAAAAGATAAACAAGCATTGGCTGATCAGAAAAAAGCAAAGTTTAATCAAGTTGAAGGTGATCATTTAACACTTTTGGCTGTATATAAttcttggaaaaataataagtttagtaATGCTTGGTGTTATGAGAATTTTGTCCAAGTACGTACACTCAAAAGAGCCCAAGATGTTCGTAAACAATTGCTTGGAATCATGGACAg ACATAAGTTGGATGTTGTTTCGGCTGGTAAAAACACAGCTCGAATACAAAAAGCTATTTGTTCTGGATTTTTCCGTAATGCCTCTAAAAAAGATCCACAAGAAGGTTATCGTACTCTTGTTGATGGACAGGCAGTTTACATTCATCCTAGTAGTGCTTTGTTCAACAGACAACCTGAATG GGTAATGTATCATGAGCTTGTTCAAACCACTAAAGAATACATGCGTGAAGTAACAACAATAGATCCAAGATGGCTTGTTGAATTTGCACCAGCATTCTTTAAATTCTCAGACCCAACAAAGTTGAGTAAGTTCAAAAAGAATCAACGACTAGAACCACTTTATAACAAATACGAAGAACCAAATTCATGGAGGATTTCCAGAGTGCGAAGGAGaagaaactaa